One Malus sylvestris chromosome 14, drMalSylv7.2, whole genome shotgun sequence DNA segment encodes these proteins:
- the LOC126599694 gene encoding germin-like protein subfamily 3 member 2, whose amino-acid sequence MAQKMSSSITILLVIFALQCAITLASDPDPVQDFCIPNPKFGALRTPLHNILPCKNASEATTDDFIFSGMKVAGNFTDMGIAAISVNPTVFPGINTLGMSFIRSDLKVGGINPPHFHPRATEISHVVEGSVYSGFVDSANRVFARVIEQGEVMVFPRGLVHFQMNVGKNPATIFGSFNSQNPGNQKIPSAIFGSRINSELLEKAFGLSPKQIRTMRRKFDPKR is encoded by the coding sequence ATGGCCCAGAAAATGTCTTCTAGTATCACAATTTTGCTTGTTATTTTTGCCCTCCAATGCGCCATAACATTGGCTTCCGATCCTGATCCGGTTCAAGACTTCTGCATACCAAACCCGAAATTCGGTGCCCTGAGAACACCTCTTCACAACATCCTCCCATGCAAGAACGCGTCCGAGGCCACCACTGATGACTTCATCTTCTCTGGAATGAAGGTGGCCGGGAACTTCACCGACATGGGCATCGCAGCCATCTCGGTGAACCCAACGGTCTTCCCGGGGATCAACACGCTGGGGATGTCATTCATACGATCTGACCTCAAAGTTGGTGGAATCAATCCACCACACTTCCACCCTAGAGCCACAGAGATATCCCACGTAGTGGAAGGGAGTGTTTATTCAGGGTTTGTTGATTCAGCCAATAGGGTTTTTGCTAGGGTTATTGAGCAAGGGGAGGTCATGGTGTTCCCTAGGGGTCTAGTGCACTTCCAGATGAATGTTGGCAAGAATCCTGCTACAATATTTGGTAGCTTCAATAGCCAAAACCCAGGAAATCAAAAGATTCCCTCTGCCATTTTCGGGTCGCGGATAAACAGTGAGCTCTTGGAGAAGGCATTTGGATTGAGTCCTAAGCAGATTAGAACGATGAGAAGAAAATTTGATCCAAAAAGGTGA
- the LOC126599686 gene encoding protein ABSCISIC ACID-INSENSITIVE 5-like, producing the protein MGVLESEINSHGEVDSPLLSDQQAKNHLVSSLGRQSSIYSLTLDEFQHTLCETGKNFGLMNMDEFLTSIWTAEENQAINSNLTNTTTTNNNNNMNNIEVHIPLAEASAEKSIATQPSLPRQGSLTLPEPLCRKTVDEVWSEINRGQQAKQQNNHNSSIDGGVQSSEFAPRQPTFGEMTLEDFLVKAGVVREQDSMAATVVPPQPHQQQRYGMYQNGNHAVGPSFVNRPVMGMGAAAAAGASTSTAAGIPNYQTIPQSGAAVVGESSAYAANGKRNGAYPGVRPPQSVCFGGRVENGGGGYAAGQTIGMAAPGSPVSSDGMGTSQVENSAGRFGLDMGLDGLRGRKRGLDGPVEKVVERRQRRMIKNRESAARSRARKQAYTVELEAELNHLREENSHLKQALAELERKRKQQYFEEMKMRVQNRAQKVKEKLRVLRRSNSCVL; encoded by the exons ATGGGTGTTTTGGAGTCGGAAATCAACTCTCATGGCGAGGTGGATTCGCCCTTGTTATCGGACCAACAAGCGAAGAACCACTTAGTCTCCTCATTAGGAAGACAATCATCAATCTACTCGCTCACTCTTGATGAGTTTCAGCACACACTCTGCGAGACCGGCAAGAATTTCGGGTTGATGAATATGGATGAGTTCCTAACCAGCATTTGGACCGCCGAAGAAAACCAAGCCATTAATTCCAATCTCACCAACACTACTACtactaacaacaacaacaacatgaACAACATTGAGGTGCACATACCTTTAGCCGAGGCCTCAGCAGAAAAGAGCATTGCGACGCAGCCCAGCTTGCCGCGTCAAGGCTCGCTTACGCTGCCTGAGCCACTGTGTAGGAAAACAGTGGATGAAGTTTGGTCTGAGATAAACAGAGGGCAGCAGGCAAAGCAGCAGAACAATCACAACAGTAGCATCGATGGTGGTGTTCAGAGTTCTGAGTTTGCCCCTCGCCAGCCTACTTTTGGGGAGATGACATTGGAGGATTTTTTGGTTAAAGCAGGGGTAGTTCGGGAACAGGATTCAATGGCGGCCACGGTGGTCCCTCCTCAGCCTCACCAGCAGCAGCGGTATGGGATGTACCAGAACGGCAACCATGCTGTGGGACCCAGTTTTGTTAATAGGCCTGTGATGGGAATGGGGGCTGCTGCCGCAGCAGGTGCTAGTACTAGCACTGCCGCCGGTATTCCTAATTACCAAACTATACCGCAAAGTGGGGCTGCGGTTGTGGGAGAGTCCTCTGCGTATGCTGCGAATGGTAAGAGGAATGGGGCGTACCCGGGCGTGCGGCCTCCACAGTCGGTTTGTTTTGGCGGGAGAGTggagaatggtggtggtggatatgcAGCAGGGCAGACAATTGGGATGGCGGCTCCGGGGAGTCCGGTGTCTTCAGATGGGATGGGTACTAGTCAGGTTGAAAACTCTGCGGGTAGATTTGGTTTGGACATGGGTTTAGATGGACTAAGAGGAAGGAAACGGGGTTTAGATGGACCGGTCGAAAAAGTGGTGGAGAGGAGGCAGAGAAGGATGATTAAGAACAGAGAGTCTGCAGCAAGGTCTAGAGCTCGAAAACAG GCATACACAGTTGAATTGGAAGCAGAACTGAACCACTTACGAGAAGAGAACTCACACCTTAAACAGGCGCTG GCAGAGCTCGAGAGGAAGCGAAAGCAACAG taTTTCGAGGAAATGAAGATGAGAGTTCAGAACAGGGCCCAGAAAGTGAAGGAGAAGCTAAGGGTGTTGAGGAGGAGTAATAGTTGTGTTTTATAA
- the LOC126599696 gene encoding NDR1/HIN1-like protein 10 produces MFGRHGSYCCCICLCCITYFFIFLAFIIFWLIFLPQEPKFVITDASLTQFNFTSTNNTLNYNLTLNINIRNPNKKVGIDYRRILVIANYRKKRFALVRLNSTPFYQGHKNTTIVHADLQGQQLMRFGESDLSKFNSETATRVYSIDVKIALRIGIRFGKMKTGYFKIPRKSDCKLKVPLSTSINGTVSNDFKTTDCMSFYIFGDPNAG; encoded by the coding sequence ATGTTTGGGAGGCATGGTAGCTACTGCTGCTGCATATGCCTGTGCTGCATCACCTACTTCTTTATCTTCCTAGCCTTCATCATATTCTGGTTGATCTTCCTTCCCCAAGAACCCAAGTTCGTCATCACCGATGCCTCTCTCACACAATTCAATTTCACCAGCACCAACAACACTCTCAACTACAACCTTACCCTCAACATCAACATCAGAAACCCTAACAAAAAGGTAGGTATAGACTATCGACGCATCCTAGTCATTGCCAACTACAGGAAAAAGAGGTTTGCTTTGGTGAGATTGAATTCGACACCATTTTACCAAGGCCACAAGAACACGACAATTGTGCATGCAGATCTTCAAGGGCAGCAATTGATGAGGTTTGGGGAAAGTGATCTTTCCAAGTTTAATTCGGAGACTGCTACCAGGGTGTACAGCATTGATGTGAAGATTGCTCTTCGGATAGGAATCAGGTTCGGAAAGATGAAGACGGGTTATTTCAAGATTCCACGGAAGAGTGACTGCAAGTTGAAGGTTCCTTTGAGTACTTCAATTAATGGAACAGTTTCGAATGATTTCAAGACTACTGATTGTATGAGTTTTTATATCTTTGGAGACCCTAATGCCGGGTAA
- the LOC126599698 gene encoding NDR1/HIN1-like protein 3 yields MLKKCCCCFCIIVVALGALSLTACFAVRQFSPSKPIIYQVTDASLTQFNLTATNNTILYNLSLNMTVQNRNKWNDFHYEHFEAVPSYKNQDLSKSILEPFGVAHRDTYDLNPLFKGLRPVTALTNEEASNFRNSTVFYITLKIYFKYWTKIAVYKDEKELQMACYLKVPLSSTGKLAENFQSTKCDKADH; encoded by the coding sequence ATGCTAAAAAAATGTTGCTGCTGTTTCTGCATCATTGTTGTAGCACTCGGTGCCCTCAGCTTAACGGCTTGTTTCGCGGTTCGTCAATTCAGCCCTTCTAAACCGATAATTTACCAGGTCACCGATGCTTCTCTGACGCAATTCAACCTGACGGCAACCAACAACACCATCCTATACAATCTGTCCCTCAACATGACTGTTCAAAACCGTAACAAATGGAATGACTTCCACTATGAACATTTTGAAGCCGTTCCTAGTTATAAGAACCAGGATTTGAGTAAAAGTATTTTGGAACCATTCGGGGTAGCGCACAGGGATACGTACGATTTGAATCCATTGTTCAAGGGACTACGTCCGGTGACGGCTCTTACGAATGAGGAGGCTTCAAATTTTAGGAATAGTACAGTTTTTTATATCACGTTGAAGATCTATTTTAAGTATTGGACCAAAATTGCTGTGTACAAGGATGAGAAGGAGCTCCAGATGGCTTGCTATTTGAAGGTTCCATTGAGTTCTACCGGAAAACTAGCTGAAAATTTTCAGAGCACCAAATGTGATAAGGCCGACCACTAA